TGCTTCTCGTCGAACTTGACCAGCTTCACCTTGAACGTCGTCTTCACCACCTTCGGGGCGGCTTCCTCCTCGtcggccgctgccgccgcccccGGTGCCGGGCCGCCCGCGAACGCACCGAACCCGGCCGGCATCATGGCGGTGTCGGGCAGGTTCAGCTTGCGCTTCAGCAGCGCACTCAGCTCAGACACCTCCAGCAGGTTCAGCGTGGCGATGCTGTCGACGATGGCCGCGAGCTTCGGATCGGCCGGCTTGTCCGTTCCCTCCGGCACCGGTATCGTGAGCTTTGCCGATGATCCTCCGGCCGACGCAGCCGCGGCTTCCGCCTGCCGCACGACTCCGGTCGTGATGGGGCGCGCAAACGGACCGACGCGGGCTAGCTGGCACACCGTCCTTAGGGCAATCATTTTGGCGTTCGGTTGTGGCGGGATTGTGAAATCTGCGAGACGGGAAATAACAAAACCTTGCTTGCCCAATTTTTCTCACCACACAGCATGCGGCAACACGGCTGGATCGTGTGTTGTGACAGCTGTGACGTAACAGCGGTACAGTGCTGCCAGTGCGATTTTACCGAAGGATTGTTCCGCCACCGGTTCGGGGCGATTCGAccgcatttaatttattttgaatagAATCAATGGAATTAACTATTTTCAGGACGtataaaatttttaaaagatgaaaaaaatatttttctattgaaataatgaatttacacgataaaaacattttgcaaACACATTTTCGTTATGCGGCCGCTGTCAAACGAACAAAATGCAACCGTTTCGAACCGGTTGAAATTCAAAGCAAACTGCAACTGTCAAACAGCGCAACGGATTTCCACAGcgcgtttgttgtttgctgcaCCATCCCAACAGCGAAGGGATCGCAATTTTTAGCTTGTTTCAGTGTAAATATTACGAATTAAACTATTTCGCGGCACAGCAGCGGCTGTAAACAGTGAACAGACAAAGCATTCCTGTGTGAAAGTGTTCAAATTAATATCGTAAAACAAGCTTCGGTTGGGGGTTTCCCAGGCTTCCTTGCTTTGATGACGCTCGCCCAACTTGGCGTCTGTTGATATCGTTGTTGATGGTACCAGCCCAGCCCTGCAAAGGAACCGCAACAGCACAGCATGAGCTCGAAAGGGAAGCGATCCTCTGTGAGTGTGAAAATCGGTGAAATCAAAAGGGgaaataataaacataaaatttgtGTGTTGCAGATCCTGAAGAAACAGCACACCGTGCCCGATTCCGTGGGGCGTAATGATCCGAAAGCTTCGTCATCCGCCACCGGATTCAAAAGCCTTAGAAAAATAGAATTTAACCGTAAAAAATCAGTCAAGTAAGCAGTCGAAAAGCAGTGTAATCGAATAATTGTGGTGGCctaatttactttttttttttttcaagggAATTTATTGTCGGTGAAGATGTGGATACCATCTGGGGCAATTCGTACGAGGTGTCCACCGATGGCACACCTTCCGGTGGGCTCGAGGACGCTACACTAGGTAACAACAGTACCTGCCGCGACGAGCAGAACAAGGAAAACCGTTCCACAAATCAGCTCCCCTCGGTGGACGACTCGTTGCGGGGCGGTACGATCAACGCCACCAACACGAGCTGGGACCTGTCGATCACGCTGGCCGATGACGAGCGGCGAAAGCTGCGCAGCGACACGTCGGCCGTATTTTCCCAAAGCCTCAACACCACGGAGCGGCTGCTGGTGGAACCGTTCCCTGcgccccagcagcagccacccgCCACCAGCAAGGTTAAGCTAAAGCTGAACGGTCTGTCGGTCGATGAGGGTGAGGTGCAGGCGATGGACATTAGCCCGATCAAGCCGGGCGTGAACCCGTCGCCCACCAAATCCCCCCGCAAGATGATCTACACCTTCCCGAAGCAGGCCATGTTTGTGGAAATTAACGACGTGCCACCGGGTGGAGCGAAACGGACCACCGTTCAGCCGGATGAGCAGAAAACACCGATCCAACCAGCCTGGCGCACGGGCGGATCATCATTTGGCAAGGGGGCGGACCAAACGACACTGCGCGGTACCTCGTCGCACAGCGCGTCCGAAACGTGGAACTCCCATCCGCACGCCCTGTACCAGGGGCTGCTGGGGCAAACGCGCGCGAGCGGTGAGCTGCTGGCGAACGTTAGCTCCGACGTGGACACGACGATTGCGCTCACGAACGCCATGACGCAGGTGCTGCAGTCCTGCTCGAACGAATCGATCCAGAAAGCCACCAACATGGAGCTGGACGAGTCGACCACGACGCTGCCCTCGAACGCGCTCGCCCGTGCCCGGCCTTCGTTTTTGCCCTCCCACCAACGACCGGCGGAGGAGGAAGACGAGTCACCGGAAGCAGCAGTACGAACGCCACCGAACGGAAGACAGGACGGGGTGTGGGAGGAGACCAAATCGGCCGACCTCTCTTCGCCGGTGGAAGGTCACGCGCAGCGGGCGAGCTTGTCGCTGGAAAATATTTCCATCCTAGCCGAACCAAAGCAACCGGAGGAGAAGCAGCAGGATCGATTAACGCAGCAACCGGATGTGGACAAATCTTCTTCTACGGGGGAAGCAAACGGTAACGGGTTAATGATCGATTTTGGACTCTCCTCGTTAAGTCTGAAGCTGGGGCCAAGCTCGCCCGAGATGCCGGTAGTTACCAAGCCACGGATTCTACGCCCCACGCTACCCGCCAGCTTGCTGGAAAGCGCCACCAAGCAGAGCGAGCCTGCCCAATCGGATGCTGCCGATGGGTACGATCGCAGTCGCTCGATAAAGCACACGCCCAGGATGATGTTGAGCCGCCAGAAAACGGTGGTCGATGAGGAAGAAGAAAGTGCTGCGATTGGCATAAAATCACTTGTATCTATGGATATCTCAGCCGCCAGCGGGCATGCCAGCAAATCTTCTTTTGCATCGACCCTCTCCCGACGGACCGTTGGTATGGAGGAGTCACCGAAGCAAGACTATCGGGCAACCGTTTTCCACTCAAACGATATTGTTATTGATCGGGTGGAGGAGGTGAAAGCAGTCGGCCGAGCAACGATCGTGTGCGATGAGAAGATGGAGCTAACTggaagcacacacacccacgccGGTCGGCCCACACTCTACGACCCGCAACCGATAGTGGAAGAAACGGCACCACCAAAGCACCCGTCGACGGTTGAGCGAATGAAACGGGGCACTGTCCACAGAGCGGTTGTGATCGATGAGTCCGACTGCTCGCCCCACTCGCCCCAGACAGCGCTGGCAAACTATCGGCGCACCGTTTACCCGCTGGACGGCatgaaggaggaggaggacgacacCGCGATTGTACCTGGGTCGAGCAGCAAGCTTACCCGCAAAACGATCACGTCCAACGACGACATGGTGCTCGATGTGTGTGCCACACCGAACGGGAGGACGGGCGCAGACGCGTCCATTTCGTGCATCGTCTACGGGCGCAACGTGGACGAGCTGTCGATACAGGCGATCAACAGGAGCAACGCGGTCGGCATGCAGTTTGCACGCTCCACAACCTTCCAGCCGCAGATGTGCGAAGAATCGTCTTCGGTGCAGATTGTGCGCGATCGGCCAACGCTTGTGCAGGTGGAAAATATGGCCCTCGAAGATGGTGGTGCGTGGGCCTCGCGGCAACAACGATTGACGACGCACGTGCTGCACGCGATGGAAGAGGATGATTCAGCTGATGCGATTCGGGAGAAGGAAAGCGAACGTGTGCCGCCCACGAAGGCGCGGAAGAGCAACTTTAATGCGGAAGGAATGGAGCTTACTTTTGTGGAGGAAACGAACGAAAACGCACACCAGGAGGAGAAGGTGGAAGATCGATTTACAACACATCACGGCGTGGAGGAGGCGGTAGTAATGGATGAAAGTGTCGGGGAAGAGAACGTGCAACCTTACGAACGTTATCCTCAGCCCCACGGTGAAGAAAGAAAGGCAGAGACTGTTCGACAGCAGTCACGAATTCCACGACTGACCACACACGCCCGGGAGGATATGGAGGGCATAATgcagcgcacagaggaaccgGTGCGAGTGAAACCGAGACACTCTACCTACGAGCGCGAAGATATGGACGTTACAAAGCTCGATTGCGATGCCACCAACCAGGATCGTGAGACGATCGTGCAAGGCTTGCAAGTGGAAGCGGATAAAGAGTCCGTCTCAGCAACGGCATTGAAGCTCCTGCCAAAAACACGACTCTCCATCTACGAGCAGGAAGATATGAACGCTACCAACATTTGCGAAGATGACCCACCCGTTGAATCTTCTCACACCGTGCCGCAGAGCATCATGGTGTCGTCCCTCGAGCCAACCGCTCCAATCGATACCGACGGCAACAGTTTTCGGATGGATCTAACCGACCCGGAAAGCCACATTGAACCGAAATTGCTGGATAAATTGCGACTAAGCACCCACCAGAAGGAACCGATGGATGTGACGCACGTGGCGGCATGCCAATCAAATTCGGacagcgagcagcagcagcagcaccagcaccagcatgATGTTACTAACTACAACACGTTTCTGGAGCGCTACGAAATGTCGCACGACACCGGGCACGGTAGTTCGGTCGTGCCACAGCGCACCGAACACTTCCCGGAGAGTCAGTTCAATTGTACCCGGCTGTCGAAAGCGCACGAGCAGCAGGAAGAGGTGCAGCCGATGCGTTCGAGAGCGTCCAGCTACCACGCGGAAGCAATGGATGAAACACACATTGGTGGGCAGGAGAAAATGCTAATGTCACCCGTTGCCGAAGTTAAACCGAACGACGCTCCTCGGCAATCGACGTACCACGCCGAAGCAATGGACAGTACACAGTTGGCGCAAAGGGCTGGCGGTAAATCGTCATTTGGCTTGCGCAGGTCCGATCTGCAAAGTATCGCGAGACagagtgcagcagcagcgatcgATATGGAAGGCATTTCCGTACTGGACAGTGACGAAACCGATCCGAGACTGTCGTGTGAACCTTCCGCCCGTGGTACAATCTTCTTCAGCGCACCAGCGGTGATGGAGGATGACCGGAAGAGTGCGAAGCACCAAATGCCAACGCCGCTGGAAGAGCAACCGAAAGGGCGTACGAACAACAACCGTCTGTCGATTTATGATGCTGCAGCGATGGTAGAGGAAACGGTACCGATTAACCATTTAAGAATACGGCAGGCGCAGAAACCGTCGCTGGATGGACAGGAACGCGGTGGAATGCAGCGTAAAAGCAACGACTGTATGGATGAAACGATCGTACCGGAAAACATTCGCGTGGAACGTAATGTAAGGTACACGCGGCAGTCGTTTGCCCGGCTGGGCGGCAGCATTGAAGCGTCCTCGCCGTACCTGTGTCCAGCGCAACCAATTCCGACGAGCGAGCTGTACCGTCCGTCCTCACACGCACCGGCGGAGGAAACGATGGAACTAACGGCCGCGGTGGTGTCGAGATCCAACAACCTTGTAGGGGACGGTAAGCGCAATCGACAGACGATCCATCAAGCTGCCAGCATGGATTTGACGCTGGTCGGCAGGGAGACTCCACCCCCTATGACCAGACCAGTAGCTGCCACCGATCGGCGAACGATTTACCATGCCGGAGCAATGGAAGAAACTCCACCGCACGGAAAAGCAGAAATAGTTTCACAAACAGTTGCAACAGCAACACCGAAAGTGGAAACAGTCCCCGCggaggaacaaaaacaacgtCGAAAACCTCGCCAAACCATTCTAATTCCTCAGGATATGGACGTGGAGGATGAGGAGGACAACAAGGAAGTGGAGAAAGAGATTCAACTGAAGGAGGAGCAACAACCCTCCTTCGCCCTCTCGATGCTTCCCCGCGAAACGACCGAAGACTATGTGCCACGGTCTGCCTCCCTGCTGCCGAGACGGGCCTTCGTTCAGCCGCCATTCGTCGACGACTGTCCGGAGTTTGTGAAACCGAACGCCCCAGAACAGACGGACCTGTACCACCACAAACACCTGTCGCACGTGATGCCAAGAAAAACGGACATTGCGAGCGCACACGAGCTGAGCGACATCTCCATGTCCACCTCGACGATGCGACCGGAGCTGCCGTCCATTGGCAACATAACGGCCATGATGAGTATGCGCGAAATTACCGAACCCTTGCCGCCGGCATCCTTCCAAGAGCACAGCAACTCGGTGTCCGTTATCTGTCGTGCGGAAAGTCAGCAGGCGCCGGTCGTGGCCAGCGAACAGGAGGACGATGAACCTGTAGGCTTACAGACGCTCGCCTTTGTACCGACGCGACCGAACGGCGCGAGTGACGATGAGTTTTACGATGCCGAGGATGTGCCGGTGGAGGACCAACCGGTGGATCCACTTTCGCTGACCCGGTCCACACGCCACCTGACGATGAAGTTTGTCGATGTGGATCAGCTGGAGCAAACGAATGCATACGACGCCGGCGGGAAGGTGTCGATGTCTGTGCCCTCGATCACTAGCAGCAAGCGGCTACACTCGCAGGTGCTCTGTTCGCCGATCGTTGAGCGGCGGCCGTCGCCTGTTGAAGACGATTGCGATCCACTGCAGATGACGCACGTGCGGCAAACGCTGACCACCGCCGCTAGCAATCAAACGCCGAACGGACCGATCAAGAAACGGGCCCGCACGTCCTGCACTGTTGCCAGCCAAATGCTCACAGAGAAAGAGGAGGCAGCAGCACCGGAACCGGAAACGTCGGAAATCGAGCAAGTGTACGTGAAGGAGGAGCGACAGTCGGTAGCAATCGATAACTGCGCCGCTCGCGCCTCCCAGACGCTAATACACGATCCGTCCGTGTTCGTGCTGGAGGAGGAAAACTTGCTGGACGACGAATCGGACATTGCGTGTGCTTCGATGGCGGAAGAAACGCAACCGGAACCGGAAGCTTCTTCTTCCGCACCACCAACGTCCGTGTCATCGTGCCCGCGGTTGAGCAGGATCGCGGAACTGTCGTATTACAAGGATTTTGCGAACTTAACGCTCGAAAATCTGGACTCTTGGGAGGGCGGCACCGATACGCCAACACCGCCGAacggggagcagcagcagcaacaggaggAACAGCACGAGAACGATCTCGTTGCGGAATGTATTTCCGTTAGTGATGAAGATTCGCTCATCGTAACACCGCCGAAGGTGCCGCTTGCGGCCAGAAAAGCGCAAACGGGGATGCTGCTCGAGCATATGCTGCTACCGAATGGAGCGGGTCCGGAGGGCGAACTGCTCGAATCGACGATCGCGAGCGAGATCATGTACCAGATACGGCAGCAGCGGCCGATCGTGGAGCATCCGTGCTGCGGCATGCCGACGGAATGCATCTGCCCGTTGCGGCGAGAGCTGAAGCGGCGCCAGGAAGCGTCCGATTTGGTGTGGAACCGGTGGTGCACGCAGCTGGCGGCGATCAGAAAACGTGCTGCGGTGAGTGCTGGTTCGCCGGTGGCTGAAGATGAGGAGCGGCCGAAATCGTTTGCGGAGCAAATCGAGGAGCTTAACTGGCAGCTGCAGCGTGGCCAGTTCGACGAGCGGTTTCTGTTCGTGAAGGGAGGTGATGAGCTGTGCGAGGATGATGtgtcgaggaggaggagccgGACCGCCATCCCTAGCGGTCACTACCCGGAGACGCCAAGCATTGCGTTGTTGGCGGACAATTTAAGAAGGTGCGAGAGAGCGGAATGGATTTTGGAAGgatttttgtaataatttgtctttttttcgtaaattttcTTCCAGCTTCCTTGCCGAACAGTTGTACACAGTGGACGATGGGCCACCGACCGGTGCTTCCTTGCCGGCCGTACCCCGGATCACGCAGCTGATCGCAAACAAACTAGCCACCGACTGCGACACCCGCTGGACGCTGGACTGTTCGGAGGAGGATGCCGGCGTGCTGCAGTTCCGACACCGGACCCTGCGCAGCTTCGTCCTGTGCGTTCAGCTGCAGCCACCGCGCGGTAAAGCCGCTGCTGCCACCCTCCAAACTGCGGGCATTCAGGAGAACTGGCGCCTCGAGCGGATACAGGTGCGCGAATGTCAGCAGGAGTACGTCCACTCGCcgaagctgctgctggcgcaCATCGAGTTTATGCGGCTGGTCGAAGAGACGACCGAGCAGACGCTTCGCTCCACCTACCGGACGGTGGGCGATCTGATGGGTCTGTGGCACCGGTTTAACGAGCAGCTGGAGCGTGTCTTCGAGGTCGTTAACCGGCTGCTGACAATCATGCGCAACAACGATGCGGTGCTGCACTACGATGCGTAAGTGTTGCCAttccatttttcttttgcttttgttaaTCCAATCCATTCAATTGTTCATATTTGTTTCTACACTTCTCTTCACAGACAAATGGAGCGGTTCTGTCTGAAGAAGTGCTTCCATCGCACCGGGGACGACGGTCTAATCGAAGCGaacgtgctgctggtgcactTCAACTGGATTGGATGCATCGGTGCGCCGAGCGTTAGCTTCCGCTGGCCGATGGCCGACCTGCCGCACAAACTGTTGCCCGCTGGTCACGCCCAGCCGCAGCACGGCGCGGCCTCCTCATCCACCTCGTCCGGCTGGAACCTCCCGAAAGGTGTGTTCGTCGGGACGGATCACAAGGCGGGCCTAATGTTTCTCGAGTGTTTGCTGTGGAACGTAACGAAGCAGTACGAATCATAGCAGTAGCGCAATGACGATGGTGTAGTCCCTCTTTTTGTTTAAACGTCGGAAGGATCGTCGTAGATAAAATCTTGTATCGGACTGCAATTTAGAGCGTAGAGCAAAGAGATAGTGTAGTGTTTCGGTTTAAAGCGTTTTGGAcgtataattttaaaactaaatTATCCACTATTAAGCTACAGTGTGGGCGGTCGCGTACGTGTTGTTTTCGGCCATATTTTAGGGTACACCAGAATTGTCTTCTCTTGTTGGAGTGTTTGAGAGAAGTTGTCAAATACAATGTTATAACAGTGTTCGAGTGAAagcatgttgttttttttgtttagtgtaAAATGAGGAGAAATGCGTTAGATCGCGGCTTCAATCTCCACCAAAACTTAATGAATGAAGTTGAtggatattatttaaaatttgcaTAGTTATTTACGGTAATATCACATCAAAAACGattagaaaacgagattcatcaaattgttactgaggtgtgggatagcgaatcttgatgccttgtgattggaatctcggcatcatctaccccatatacaagacgGGAGAcaaggttggactgcaacaactacaggggtattacggtgttgaatgcCGCCTACAacatattctccctgatccttcagaaTCGACTTGGAACATCAACCACTGaacagatcttcaccatgcgggagatcttggagaagatggcagaatcttctataagtcaactcagatcctggcatacgctgaagccagaagcctaccaaggtatcgagcaggcggcagaggaccttggattgcagataaacgaggtcaaactgatggtggcaacatcagcggcccTATCAACAACAAATCCAAATTTACGTTGGCGtgacgcacttttgaagtcgtctcagaattcacctatctcgggtcaaaggtcagcaatgACAGCAGCACGGTAGCatagaacctgtcgcgacggacgaagctgggactatagagcacctatatagtaccggtactgcgatacgcctctgagacatggacactgtctaaatctgacgaaatcctcttagccgcgttcgagaggaagatgctcagaaggatacttggccccatatgtgtggaaggacaatggaggagccgctacctcactgtcgtgcagcgtatcaagctcgctaggctccggtgggctagCCATGTTGTACCcttggtgttggtgttggcCATGTTGTGTTTCTTGGTGCCTGGTCCTCTTAAGTACTGGAATTAGCCCCTTCATGATGTATTCTAATCCTGGTTTTTGTCCTGTAACTTCCTGTTCCTGTCCTGTAACCCCTAACCCATTTTGTTCTCACGCGTTGATCTTAAAGTTGAACCTCAGTATGACCACTGCGCTatcagaaataaaaataaaaagataaaactGATAAAACTCTCATTACAACGATGTAAATGTGGTGTAAATTTTGAATTTCCAACAACAATAACCAAACAATGATAAGCACAGCTCCCAACGGCTGCAAACGTCACGCGCTTCGGCTTCTGTTTTGACGTCTCATCGTGGTACGGATTTTGACGTTTGTGacgaacgcacacacaacacaagaaGAGAAAGCAAGTGGTAGGAAACAATCGAGAGCGAACGAAGGTTTTTAAAGACAGAAAAGCAATAGACATTTTGTAACGTGAATAAAACTCCGTGCAAACAACACCGAGCAGACCGACACCTTTTGCTTGTACCCCCTCTGGTGAGGTGCCTGGCTAGCTGGTTCTGGTTCTCGCTTGCCCAACAGTGAGACGACAGCAC
This genomic interval from Anopheles merus strain MAF chromosome 3L, AmerM5.1, whole genome shotgun sequence contains the following:
- the LOC121599940 gene encoding 54S ribosomal protein L12, mitochondrial → MIALRTVCQLARVGPFARPITTGVVRQAEAAAASAGGSSAKLTIPVPEGTDKPADPKLAAIVDSIATLNLLEVSELSALLKRKLNLPDTAMMPAGFGAFAGGPAPGAAAAADEEEAAPKVVKTTFKVKLVKFDEKQKVALIKEVKNLLEGMNLVQAKKFVESAPTVVKEDIPKEEAEKLKEAFTKVGAVIEIE
- the LOC121599486 gene encoding uncharacterized protein LOC121599486, producing the protein MSSKGKRSSILKKQHTVPDSVGRNDPKASSSATGFKSLRKIEFNRKKSVKEFIVGEDVDTIWGNSYEVSTDGTPSGGLEDATLGNNSTCRDEQNKENRSTNQLPSVDDSLRGGTINATNTSWDLSITLADDERRKLRSDTSAVFSQSLNTTERLLVEPFPAPQQQPPATSKVKLKLNGLSVDEGEVQAMDISPIKPGVNPSPTKSPRKMIYTFPKQAMFVEINDVPPGGAKRTTVQPDEQKTPIQPAWRTGGSSFGKGADQTTLRGTSSHSASETWNSHPHALYQGLLGQTRASGELLANVSSDVDTTIALTNAMTQVLQSCSNESIQKATNMELDESTTTLPSNALARARPSFLPSHQRPAEEEDESPEAAVRTPPNGRQDGVWEETKSADLSSPVEGHAQRASLSLENISILAEPKQPEEKQQDRLTQQPDVDKSSSTGEANGNGLMIDFGLSSLSLKLGPSSPEMPVVTKPRILRPTLPASLLESATKQSEPAQSDAADGYDRSRSIKHTPRMMLSRQKTVVDEEEESAAIGIKSLVSMDISAASGHASKSSFASTLSRRTVGMEESPKQDYRATVFHSNDIVIDRVEEVKAVGRATIVCDEKMELTGSTHTHAGRPTLYDPQPIVEETAPPKHPSTVERMKRGTVHRAVVIDESDCSPHSPQTALANYRRTVYPLDGMKEEEDDTAIVPGSSSKLTRKTITSNDDMVLDVCATPNGRTGADASISCIVYGRNVDELSIQAINRSNAVGMQFARSTTFQPQMCEESSSVQIVRDRPTLVQVENMALEDGGAWASRQQRLTTHVLHAMEEDDSADAIREKESERVPPTKARKSNFNAEGMELTFVEETNENAHQEEKVEDRFTTHHGVEEAVVMDESVGEENVQPYERYPQPHGEERKAETVRQQSRIPRLTTHAREDMEGIMQRTEEPVRVKPRHSTYEREDMDVTKLDCDATNQDRETIVQGLQVEADKESVSATALKLLPKTRLSIYEQEDMNATNICEDDPPVESSHTVPQSIMVSSLEPTAPIDTDGNSFRMDLTDPESHIEPKLLDKLRLSTHQKEPMDVTHVAACQSNSDSEQQQQHQHQHDVTNYNTFLERYEMSHDTGHGSSVVPQRTEHFPESQFNCTRLSKAHEQQEEVQPMRSRASSYHAEAMDETHIGGQEKMLMSPVAEVKPNDAPRQSTYHAEAMDSTQLAQRAGGKSSFGLRRSDLQSIARQSAAAAIDMEGISVLDSDETDPRLSCEPSARGTIFFSAPAVMEDDRKSAKHQMPTPLEEQPKGRTNNNRLSIYDAAAMVEETVPINHLRIRQAQKPSLDGQERGGMQRKSNDCMDETIVPENIRVERNVRYTRQSFARLGGSIEASSPYLCPAQPIPTSELYRPSSHAPAEETMELTAAVVSRSNNLVGDGKRNRQTIHQAASMDLTLVGRETPPPMTRPVAATDRRTIYHAGAMEETPPHGKAEIVSQTVATATPKVETVPAEEQKQRRKPRQTILIPQDMDVEDEEDNKEVEKEIQLKEEQQPSFALSMLPRETTEDYVPRSASLLPRRAFVQPPFVDDCPEFVKPNAPEQTDLYHHKHLSHVMPRKTDIASAHELSDISMSTSTMRPELPSIGNITAMMSMREITEPLPPASFQEHSNSVSVICRAESQQAPVVASEQEDDEPVGLQTLAFVPTRPNGASDDEFYDAEDVPVEDQPVDPLSLTRSTRHLTMKFVDVDQLEQTNAYDAGGKVSMSVPSITSSKRLHSQVLCSPIVERRPSPVEDDCDPLQMTHVRQTLTTAASNQTPNGPIKKRARTSCTVASQMLTEKEEAAAPEPETSEIEQVYVKEERQSVAIDNCAARASQTLIHDPSVFVLEEENLLDDESDIACASMAEETQPEPEASSSAPPTSVSSCPRLSRIAELSYYKDFANLTLENLDSWEGGTDTPTPPNGEQQQQQEEQHENDLVAECISVSDEDSLIVTPPKVPLAARKAQTGMLLEHMLLPNGAGPEGELLESTIASEIMYQIRQQRPIVEHPCCGMPTECICPLRRELKRRQEASDLVWNRWCTQLAAIRKRAAVSAGSPVAEDEERPKSFAEQIEELNWQLQRGQFDERFLFVKGGDELCEDDVSRRRSRTAIPSGHYPETPSIALLADNLRSFLAEQLYTVDDGPPTGASLPAVPRITQLIANKLATDCDTRWTLDCSEEDAGVLQFRHRTLRSFVLCVQLQPPRGKAAAATLQTAGIQENWRLERIQVRECQQEYVHSPKLLLAHIEFMRLVEETTEQTLRSTYRTVGDLMGLWHRFNEQLERVFEVVNRLLTIMRNNDAVLHYDAQMERFCLKKCFHRTGDDGLIEANVLLVHFNWIGCIGAPSVSFRWPMADLPHKLLPAGHAQPQHGAASSSTSSGWNLPKGVFVGTDHKAGLMFLECLLWNVTKQYES